One Aegilops tauschii subsp. strangulata cultivar AL8/78 chromosome 7, Aet v6.0, whole genome shotgun sequence genomic window carries:
- the LOC109780977 gene encoding UDP-glycosyltransferase 75C1, with protein MSPQPHFLVLTFPLQGHIAPALRLARRLLVAAPDALVTFSTTEAAHRRMFPAEADAPDSGGGDDCRLELLPFSDGTETGYVRSSTDPAAFTDYMASFQAAGARSVGELVDALAVRGRPVTRVVYTMLLPWAADVAREKGLPSALYWIQPAAVLAVYYHYFHGHAAVVADHRHDPSFLVRFPGLPTQAVRDLPSFLTESTDPSDFFHSVYTTVRDLFDTLDRETPRATVLVNTCQELEEGALAAVGAYDALPIGPVLPSGDEAGLFKQDDAKYMEWLDAKPADSVVYVAFGSLARMEREQLDELLLGLEETGRPYLCVVRKDIKAELADGEASETEMDAPLKNGMVVEWCDQVRVLSHAAVGCFVTHCGWNSVMESVACGVPMVCVPKMSDQRMNAWLVECEWRVGARAEVSGDGVLRAAEVRRRVEEVMREGEAAGGARRAASEWKAAVVEALGKGGSSDRNLRVFLEGITSGVSL; from the coding sequence ATGTCTCCGCAACCGCACTTCCTCGTGCTGACGTTCCCGCTCCAGGGCCACATCGCGCCGGCGCTCCGCCTCGCCCGGCGCCTGCTCGTCGCCGCGCCCGACGCGCTCGTCACGTTCTCCACCACTGAAGCAGCGCACCGCCGCATGTTCCCGGCGGAGGCGGACGCGCccgacagcggcggcggcgatgactgccgcctcgagctcctcccgttcTCGGACGGCACCGAGACCGGGTACGTTAGGAGCAGCACCGACCCCGCGGCCTTCACCGACTACATGGCGTCCTTCCAGGCCGCGGGCGCGCGCAGCGTCGGGGAGCTCGTGGATGCGCTCGCCGTGCGCGGCCGCCCCGTGACCCGCGTCGTGTACACGATGCTCCTCCCGTGGGCCGCGGACGTGGCGCGCGAGAAGGGCCTGCCGTCCGCGCTCTACTGGATCCAGCCGGCCGCCGTGCTCGCCGTCTACTACCACTACTTCCACGGCcacgccgccgtcgtcgccgaCCACCGCCACGACCCGTCGTTCCTCGTGCGGTTCCCGGGCCTCCCGACGCAGGCCGTGCGGGACCTCCCGTCCTTCCTCACCGAGTCCACCGACCCGTCCGATTTCTTCCACAGCGTGTACACTACCGTACGCGACCTGTTCGACACGCTCGACAGGGAGACCCCCAGAGCCACCGTGCTCGTCAACACGTGCCAGGAACTCGAGGAGGGCGCGCTCGCCGCGGTGGGAGCGTACGATGCGCTGCCGATCGGCCCGGTGCTCCCGTCCGGCGACGAGGCCGGCCTCTTCAAGCAGGACGACGCCAAGTACATGGAGTGGCTCGACGCCAAACCAGCCGATTCCGTGGTGTACGTCGCGTTCGGCAGCCTGGCGAGGATGGAGAGGGAGCAGCTCGACGAGCTGCTCCTCGGACTCGAGGAGACCGGGAGGCCGTACCTGTGCGTCGTCCGGAAGGACATCAAGGCAGAGCTCGCGGATGGCGAAGCGTCGGAGACGGAGATGGACGCGCCACTCAagaacggcatggtggtggagtGGTGCGACCAGGTGCGTGTGCTGTCGCACGCGGCGGTGGGTTGCTTCGTGACGCACTGCGGGTGGAACTCCGTGATGGAGAGCGTGGCGTGCGGCGTGCCGATGGTgtgcgtgccaaagatgtcggacCAGCGGATGAACGCGTGGCTCGTCGAGTGCGAGTGGCGCGTGGGAGCGCGCGCGGAGGTGAGTGGCGACGGCGTGCTTCGCGCGGCCGAGGTGAGGCGGCGTGTAGAGGAGGTGATGCGGGAGGGCGAGGCCGCGGGGGGCGCACGGCGCGCGGCGTCAGAGTGGAAGGCGGCGGTCGTAGAGGCTCTGGGGAAAGGTGGCTCGTCGGATCGTAATCTAAGGGTGTTCCTCGAGGGCATCACTAGTGGTGTCTCCTTGTGA